A stretch of Roseovarius sp. M141 DNA encodes these proteins:
- a CDS encoding APC family permease: protein MSDTDITSKEMDGMGPGGTKVGLARVLGPAHIWGLGVGIVLVGEYMGWNFAVGKGGAYAALLACWFAGILYSCVAMIDSEVTSTVAAAGGQYTQAKHIVGPLMAFNVGLYLVFAYTMLEAANAITFGFLIDTVAGMTGHEGLDERPFIVLSIMFLAWLNYRGVLATLTFSLVITAFAFCAIIALFLSTAVFMSDSPLRHLELMTDLPYGWLGVLAAMHFGLWYYLGIEGTCQAAEEVRSPARSLPFGTLAGIMTLLIAATLTWYVCVGLMPWEYLGQSGVPLFDAARLSGSTTLMVLLGIGTMFATLASANGCINDASRAWFAMGRDHYLPDWFGAVHPKFRTPYRSIIFLVPIAMIFALGAPLDQVITFSILSGLLGYTFMPLNVILFRRKWPLDSIKRGYEHPFHPVPAIILLSLCGVTFFAVFLGYGSQLVAMLSFYIIVSLWFHFWRYRFVRRAAQFTMPWPRPRGF from the coding sequence ATGTCTGATACGGATATCACGTCCAAAGAAATGGACGGAATGGGCCCCGGTGGGACCAAGGTCGGTCTGGCCCGGGTTCTGGGACCGGCGCATATCTGGGGCCTTGGCGTCGGGATCGTCCTGGTTGGCGAATACATGGGCTGGAACTTTGCTGTCGGCAAGGGCGGTGCCTATGCGGCGCTGCTCGCGTGCTGGTTCGCCGGAATACTTTATTCCTGCGTCGCCATGATCGACAGCGAGGTGACGTCGACCGTCGCCGCGGCTGGTGGTCAGTACACGCAGGCCAAGCATATCGTCGGCCCGCTGATGGCCTTTAACGTTGGCCTCTACCTAGTCTTTGCCTATACGATGCTGGAGGCTGCAAACGCGATCACCTTCGGCTTCTTGATAGACACGGTGGCCGGGATGACAGGCCATGAAGGTCTCGACGAGAGGCCCTTTATCGTTCTGTCGATCATGTTCCTGGCCTGGCTCAACTATCGCGGCGTTCTGGCGACACTGACCTTCAGCCTTGTCATCACCGCTTTCGCCTTTTGCGCGATTATCGCGCTCTTTCTGTCGACAGCGGTGTTCATGTCCGACAGCCCGCTGCGCCATCTCGAACTGATGACTGATCTACCCTATGGGTGGCTGGGTGTTCTGGCGGCGATGCATTTCGGCCTGTGGTATTACCTCGGGATCGAAGGCACATGTCAGGCGGCGGAGGAAGTTCGCTCGCCCGCGCGTTCGCTGCCCTTCGGCACGCTGGCTGGCATCATGACGCTGCTGATCGCGGCAACACTGACGTGGTATGTCTGCGTAGGTCTGATGCCGTGGGAGTATCTGGGCCAGTCTGGCGTTCCGCTATTCGATGCGGCGCGTCTGTCGGGATCGACGACGCTGATGGTGCTTCTGGGAATCGGTACGATGTTTGCCACACTGGCCTCGGCCAACGGTTGCATCAACGATGCCAGCCGGGCGTGGTTCGCCATGGGGCGTGATCACTATCTGCCTGACTGGTTCGGTGCTGTGCATCCCAAATTCCGCACACCCTATCGGTCGATCATCTTCCTTGTCCCGATCGCGATGATTTTCGCCTTGGGCGCACCTTTGGATCAGGTGATCACCTTCTCGATCCTGTCGGGCCTTCTGGGATACACCTTTATGCCGCTGAACGTGATCCTGTTCCGTCGCAAATGGCCACTGGACTCGATCAAACGCGGGTATGAGCATCCGTTCCACCCGGTTCCGGCGATCATTCTGCTTTCCCTGTGCGGGGTGACGTTCTTCGCCGTGTTCCTCGGCTACGGATCGCAACTGGTTGCGATGCTGAGTTTCTACATCATCGTTTCGCTCTGGTTCCACTTCTGGCGCTATCGTTTCGTGCGCCGTGCAGCGCAGTTCACGATGCCCTGGCCCAGGCCGCGCGGCTTCTGA
- a CDS encoding MBL fold metallo-hydrolase, translating into MNSGALPPGVPMTLAPGLRRILAPNPSAMTLHGTNTYLIGTKGLAVVDPGPDDPAHLAAILSATSPGQRISHILVTHAHLDHSPLARRLAARTGAPVLAYGDAAAGCSAIMRELAANAPQGSTIGGGEGVDLQFAPDICLADGAVLEGDDWRIEALWTPGHFGNHMCFAWRNTILTGDLVMGWATSLVSPPDGDMSDYMASCRRLATRRPRILYPGHGAPVRSPAVRIDAILTHRIAREAAIIEALRHGPADAATLAAGLYTETPAALLPAATRNVLGHLIDLTCQNRVAPCGTLHAETVFQRQNG; encoded by the coding sequence ATGAACAGCGGCGCGCTGCCTCCGGGCGTCCCGATGACGCTGGCCCCCGGCCTGCGCCGCATCCTTGCACCAAACCCGTCGGCGATGACCCTGCACGGCACCAATACCTATCTGATTGGCACCAAGGGCCTGGCAGTCGTCGACCCCGGCCCCGATGACCCCGCTCATCTGGCCGCCATCCTGTCCGCTACAAGCCCCGGCCAGCGGATCTCCCACATTCTCGTCACGCACGCACATCTGGATCATTCCCCTCTCGCCCGTCGGCTTGCGGCGCGGACGGGTGCGCCGGTTCTGGCCTATGGCGACGCAGCCGCCGGTTGCAGCGCCATCATGCGCGAACTGGCCGCAAATGCCCCGCAAGGCAGCACCATCGGTGGGGGCGAAGGCGTAGACCTCCAGTTCGCTCCCGACATCTGCCTTGCCGACGGCGCGGTGCTGGAGGGGGATGACTGGCGGATCGAAGCGCTCTGGACGCCCGGCCACTTCGGCAACCACATGTGTTTTGCGTGGCGCAATACGATCCTTACCGGCGATCTGGTGATGGGCTGGGCCACGTCGCTGGTGTCGCCGCCCGATGGCGACATGTCCGACTACATGGCCTCGTGCCGTCGCCTGGCCACCCGCCGGCCCCGCATACTGTATCCCGGCCACGGTGCTCCTGTCCGCTCACCCGCAGTCCGGATTGATGCGATCCTAACCCACCGGATCGCGCGCGAGGCCGCGATCATCGAAGCGCTCCGCCACGGCCCGGCTGATGCGGCGACGCTGGCAGCCGGACTTTATACAGAAACACCAGCAGCGCTCCTGCCTGCCGCGACGCGCAATGTGCTTGGCCATCTGATTGATCTTACGTGCCAAAACCGGGTCGCGCCCTGCGGTACATTGCATGCAGAAACGGTGTTTCAACGCCAAAACGGATAA
- a CDS encoding ATP-binding protein, producing the protein MMFRWLKRYMPRGLYGRAFLILLLPVISLLVVVSVVSAQRLFEGVTRQMTTSTAREVQLLLDAQDPASLAEALSIVMRPAEPQDVPHANLRRWYDVTGIVLISALEERLPTLLAIDLSHPQFVRLYLEQSNGPVRMTVDRRRFSASNPHQLFVNMLFFGVLMTLIAYVYLRNQLRPITRLARAAEAFGRGRTVPYRASGANEVRAAGNAFLDMRARIDRQIEQRTSMLSGVSHDLRTPLTRLKLSLAMLDGEEERDPMLRDVRDMERLLDAFLDFARGAAEGEPEPVDPAALVRRIVEDSARSQIAVTLHEVSGTGTVPLRKVAIRRAIDNLIGNAVRYGTRAELSVVLTDRALRIRVEDDGPGIPEGRIEEALRPFSRLEPSRNQDKGPGVGLGLSIAMDIARAHGGSLRLSPSARLGGLCADLVIAR; encoded by the coding sequence ATGATGTTTCGCTGGCTCAAACGCTATATGCCGCGCGGTCTGTATGGCCGTGCCTTTCTGATCCTGCTGCTGCCGGTGATTTCGCTGCTGGTGGTCGTGTCTGTCGTGTCGGCTCAGCGCCTTTTCGAGGGGGTGACGCGGCAGATGACCACCTCGACAGCGCGCGAAGTTCAGCTATTGCTGGATGCGCAGGACCCTGCCTCGCTGGCCGAGGCATTGTCGATCGTCATGCGTCCTGCCGAGCCGCAAGATGTGCCGCACGCCAACCTGCGCCGGTGGTATGACGTGACCGGAATCGTGCTGATTTCAGCGCTCGAAGAGCGCCTGCCGACCCTTTTGGCAATCGATCTGTCGCATCCCCAGTTCGTCAGGCTCTATCTGGAGCAAAGCAATGGCCCGGTGCGGATGACAGTGGACCGGCGGAGGTTTTCAGCGTCGAACCCGCACCAGTTGTTCGTAAACATGCTGTTTTTCGGCGTGTTGATGACGCTGATCGCCTATGTCTACCTGCGCAACCAGCTGCGTCCGATCACGCGGCTGGCCCGCGCGGCCGAGGCGTTTGGGCGGGGGCGCACGGTGCCGTATCGCGCATCGGGCGCGAACGAGGTACGCGCGGCCGGCAATGCCTTTCTGGATATGCGCGCGCGTATCGACCGCCAGATAGAGCAGCGCACGTCGATGTTGTCTGGCGTCAGTCACGACCTGCGCACGCCGCTGACCCGGCTGAAGCTGAGCCTTGCGATGCTGGACGGCGAGGAGGAGCGCGATCCGATGCTGCGCGATGTGCGCGACATGGAGCGGCTGCTGGACGCCTTCCTTGATTTCGCGCGCGGCGCCGCCGAGGGGGAGCCCGAGCCTGTCGATCCTGCCGCGCTGGTGCGCCGCATCGTTGAAGATAGTGCGCGTAGCCAGATCGCCGTGACGCTGCATGAGGTGAGTGGCACGGGCACGGTGCCGCTGCGCAAGGTGGCGATCCGGCGCGCAATCGACAACTTGATCGGCAATGCGGTGCGGTACGGCACCCGCGCCGAGCTGTCGGTCGTGCTGACAGACCGCGCCCTGCGCATCCGCGTCGAAGATGACGGGCCGGGCATCCCCGAGGGCCGGATTGAAGAGGCATTGCGCCCTTTCTCTCGGCTGGAGCCATCGCGCAATCAGGACAAGGGCCCGGGCGTCGGCCTGGGCCTGTCGATCGCGATGGATATTGCGCGCGCCCATGGTGGCAGCCTGCGGCTGAGCCCTTCGGCACGGCTGGGCGGTCTGTGCGCCGATCTGGTGATTGCGCGATGA